In the Qipengyuania gelatinilytica genome, GTCACCGCATTCAACGCCAAGCTGCTTGAAACCCTGTCGCCGGACGAAGCCGCTGCAGTGCTCGAAACCGTGTTCGTGCCGGTCAATCTCAACGAGGCCACCGAAGAGCAGATCCGCCTGATCCCGGGCATGACCGACAAGATGGTCCACGAGTTCGAAGAATATCGTCCCTATGCGGACATGGGCGAATTCAACCGCGAGATCGGCAAGTATGTGGACGAGGCCGAAGTGGCCCGCTTCCGCAACTACGTCACTCTCTGACGATATTGCAGCACGACCCTGGCCCCTTCGATCGCCACCAGGATCCCGACATGGATCCAGGCGGTGGTCGGATCGAAAGCGGACAGGACCCAGTGCAGGAAGACCAGCACCGCTGCCGGATAGACGAGCCGGTGCAGCGTCTTCCATGACCGCTTGAGTGCCCTCGTCGCGATGTCGTTCGATGTCGCGGCGAGCGGTACGAACAGCGCAAAGGCCAGCCAGCCGGCGAGCAGGTAAGCGTCGCCCATTTCCGCCAGCACTGCGGAAAGCGAGGCCTTCTTCCAGAGATAGATCGCGGTGTGGAACGCAGCATAGCCAAAGCTCGCCACGCCGATGTCCCGCCTGCGCCGCATCAGCCAGACGGCCCACTTCTGCTTGCGGGAGGCGAGCCGGATCGGCGTCACTGCCAGCGTCGCCAGCAACAGCCACGCCGCCCAGTCTCCGCTATCGGCGATCGCATGGCCGTAGCCATAAAGATCGGGCGTCATGATCCAGCGCCAGCTCATCCAAATCCCGGGCAGGGCGAGCACCAGCCACAGCAAGGGGCGCGAATTGGCGAGGGTCTTCATTTCGGGCAGACTTCCGGACGAACGCTGCCTAGCCGCATTGCGCGCGGTGGAGCAGCTTATGATCCGCCAGCACCAGCGCCATCATCGCTTCGACCACGGGCGTTCCGCGAATGCCGACACAGGGATCGTGCCGGCCCTTGGTGCGAACCTCGGTCGCCTTGCCCTCGCGGTCAACGCTGGCAACCGGCGTGAGGATCGAGCTGGTCGGTTTGAACGCAACGCGGCAAACCACCGGCTGGCCGGTTGAAATCCCGCCAGCGATACCCCCCGCGTGGTTGGCGGCGAACTCGACGCCCTCTTCTCCGGGTGACATGGCATCGGCGTTCTGCTCGCCGGTGAGGCGCGCGGCATCGAAACCGTCGCCGATCTCCACGCCCTTGACCGCATTGATGCTCATCATCCCTGCGGCAAGGTCGCTGTCGAGCTTGGCATAGACCGGCGCGCCCCATCCCGCGGGCACTCCCGTAGCCACGCATTCGACGACCGCGCCGAGCGAGGAGCCTGCCTTGCGCGCATCGTCTACCAGCGCCTCCCAACGCTTTGCGGCCTCGGCATCAGGGCACCAGAAGGGATTGCGTGCGATCTCATCGCGGTCGAACTTGGCCGTATCGATCCGGTCGCCGCCGATCTCTGCAACATAGGCGAGGATTTCGACCTCGGGGATCGCCAGCCGAGCCACCGCACCTGCCGCCACGCGCATCGCCGTCTCGCGCGCGCTGCTCCGCCCGCCACCGCGATAGTCGCGAAAGCCGTATTTCGCGTCATAGGCATAGTCGGCATGGCCGGGGCGATAGGTGTTCGCGATCTCGGAGTAGTCCTTAGAACGCTGGTCCTTGTTTTCGATCAGCAGCGAGAGCGACGTGCCGGTCGTCTTGCCCTCGAACACGCCCGACAGGATGCGGACCTCGTCCGGCTCCTGCCGCTGCGTGGTGAACTTGTTCTGCCCGGGTTTCCTCGCATCGAGGAAGGGCTGGATGTCCGCCTCGCTCAGTTCGATACCCGGCGGGCACCCGTCGACAACCGCGCCGATGGCAGGGCCATGGCTTTCCCCCCAGGTGGTGAAGCGAAGCACGCGTCCGAATGTGTTCCAGCTCATGCGACTCTTCCTGTCGCAACTGTGGGCGCGTGTCCATTCGCGCTGGACCAATTCCTTCTTCTCGCCCAAGAACAAACCATGATTGCAAAGCTGAAAGGCCTGCTCGACGAAACGGGCTCGGACTGGGCGGTGATCGACGTCTCGGGCGTGGGTTACCTGGTCCATTGCTCGACCAAGACACTCGCCGCGCTGGGCGAGAAGGGCGAAGCCTGCACCATCTACACCGACCTGCAAGTCTCGGAGAACGATATGCGGCTGCTGGGCTTTGCCGAAGCAGCCGAACGCGACTGGTTCCGCCTTTTGACGCAGGTACAGGGTGTGGGCAGCAAGGTCGGGCTCGCGATCCTCTCGGCGCTGTCGACCGGCGAGGTACAGCAGGCCTGCGCCAATGGCGATGCAGCCACCGTGGCGCGCGCGCAGGGCGTGGGACCCAAGTTGGCCGGACGCATCGTCAACGAGCTGAAGGACAAGGCCGGCGCGCTTCCGGGCGGAGGCTCTGCGGGAGGCATGGCTCCGGTGACCCCGGCAGGTGGCGCAAGCGCCGATGCGGTGAGCGCGCTCGAAAACCTCGGCTTCAAGCCTGCCGTGGCAGCACGCGCGGTTGCGGCGGCACAGGGCGAATTGGGCGAAGGCGCAAGCGAGGGCGACCTCATCCGCGTCGCATTGAAGAGGGCAGCAGGATGAAAGTGACGGCATTGAAACTTGGCCTGATGAGCGCAGCTGCGGCGCTGCTGGCGACGGCGGTGAGCGCGCAGGACATGAGTGCGTTCAGGACCGGTCCGGTGTTCGAGGACTTCGGCCCGCATGCTCCGGTCGAAGGCGTCGAGACCTTTGCGACCGATACCGAATTTGCGCACAGCTTCGACGTCGCCGAGCCTGCCAAGGACGGCGGCCGCAATCGCGGCTTCGAGAGCGCGGCGCGCTTCATCAACATGCATGTCGCGCATGGCGTGGCCGAAGAAAACATCCGCGTCGCCGTGGTGGTGCATGGCAAGGCGGTCCACGACCTGCTCTCGGCCGAGGGCTGGGCGGCGCACGATCTGGAAGGCGAGAACGGCAGTGCTGCCATGGTCCGCGCGATGCTGGACCACGGCGTGCGGTTCATCGTCTGCGGCCAGAGCGCGGCGGCCTATGGCGTGACCAAGGACGAGCTGACCGAGGGTGTCGAAATGGACCTCTCCGCCATGACCGCCCATGCGAAGCTTCAGCAGCGCGGCTATACGGTGAACCCGTTTTGAGCTTCTTATCTGAACTTAAGGCTGGCTGGGGCGAACCCTATCGTTGGCGAACGACTGTTAGAAGATACTCGCCATGGCTCTTCAATGGGCTGTTTCCCAAAGGCGAAGACTGCGAGATTTTTGGTGCCGAGCACAGTTGGTATAACTTGGACAATGTGAATTCGGCCTGTTTGCATTGCAAAGTCATCATGCCGGGACAACGATGGAAGCAATGACCGAATCCGTCCCCCTCCATTCGCCCGACCGCCAGCCGGAAGACCCGGATGCGGCGCTGCGCCCGAAATCGCTCGCCGAGTTCGTCGGGCAGAAGGCGGCGCGCGAGAATTTGCGGGTGTTCATCGAGGCGGCGAAGAACCGCGGCGAGGCGATGGACCATGTGTTGTTTTTCGGCCCGCCGGGGCTGGGCAAGACCACGCTGGCGCAGATCGTGTCCAAGGAACTGGGCGTGGGCTTCCGCGCTACCAGCGGCCCGGTGATCGCCAAGGCGGGCGACCTTGCCGCACTGCTTACCAATCTCGAGCCAAACGACGTGCTCTTCATCGACGAGATCCACCGCCTCAATCCGGTGGTCGAGGAAGTGCTCTATCCGGCGATGGAAGACCGCGCGCTCGATATCATCATCGGCGAGGGCCCCTCGGCGCGCAGCGTGCGCATCGACCTGCCGCCTTTCACGCTGGTCGGGGCGACCACGCGGCAAGGACTGCTGACCACGCCCTTGCGCGACCGTTTCGGCATTCCGGTGCGGCTCAACTTCTACACCGAGGACGAGCTCTTGAAGGTCGTATCCCGCGGTGCAGGGCTGCTTGGCATGGGTATCGACGAGGGCGGCGCGCGCGAGATTGCCCGCCGGTCGCGCGGCACCCCGCGTGTCGCAGGTCGCCTGATGCGCCGCGTTCGCGATTTCGCGTCCGTGCTGGGTGAGGCGACCGTGACCACCAGGGTTGCCGACGAGGCGCTGACCCGGCTCGAGGTCGACAGCCTCGGCCTGGATGCGATGGACCGCCGCTACCTCACCATGATCGCGACCACCTACAAGGGCGGACCCGTGGGCGTGGAAACGCTCGCGGCGGGTCTGAGCGAGCCTCGCGATACGGTCGAGGAAGTGATCGAGCCTTACCTGATCCAGCTGGGCCTCATCGCCCGCACCGCGCGCGGTCGCATGCTCAACGATGGCGGCTGGACGCATCTCGGCATCGCTCCGCCGAGCAAGCCGCAATCGGACATGTTCGACAAGTAACGCCTCAGCGGCGCGGATCGTCGCTCGGATCGTTGGAAACCGTGGGGTAGCCCGCGTCGGCGCGGATGCCGCCTTCGAGATGACGCACCACCGTGCCGCGATATTCGGCGAGGCGCTCGGCAGCGATGCCCGAACGGCGCGAAGATCCGCAATAGAGTATGACCTCGCGGGTCGTGTCGACCGGAATGGAGGCCGGGTCGAAATGAGTCAGCGGCGCATTGAGCGCGCCCGCGATCCGGCTGTCGGCGAATTCATAAGGCGTGCGCACGTCGATCAGCACGACCTCGCCCGCCTCGACCAGAGTGGCGAGCTGCTGCGCATTGACGGTGGCGACACGCGCGCTCGCGATGTCGGCACTGTCGGGTCTGGCATACCCGCCGGCACCCGCGCAGCCTGCAAGGGCAAGCGGCGCGAGTGCGGCGAGGATGCTTTTCCGGATCACGATGCGGCGAGCTTGCGCAGCACGTAGTGGAGGATGCCGCCGTTGCGGTAATACTCCATCTCGTTCGCCGTATCGATGCGGCAGAGCGCGGTGAAGGTGGCCTTCGAGCCGTCTTCATGCGTCACTTCGACTTCGACGTCCTGGCCCGGGGTCAGGTCGGCAAGGCCCTTGATGCTGAAGGTGTCATCCGAGCCGAGGCCAAGGCTCTGGCGGGTGTCGCCGTCCTTGAACTGCAGCGGCAGCACGCCCATGCCGATGAGGTTCGAGCGGTGGATACGCTCGTAGCTTTCGACGATTACGGCGCGCACACCCAGCAGGATCGTGCCCTTGGCCGCCCAGTCACGGCTGGAGCCGGTGCCATATTCTTTGCCTGCGATGACGACCAGCGGCGTGCCGTCGGCCTTGTGCTTCATCGCCGCGTCGTAGATCGGCATCTGCTCACCCTTGTAGGTGGTGATGCCGCCTTCCACGCCCGGGACCATTTCGTTCTTGATGCGGATGTTGGCGAAGGTGCCGCGCATCATGACTTCGTGGTTGCCGCGGCGCGAGCCGTAGGAGTTGAAGTCCTGCTTCGAGACCTGGTGGCTCTTGAGATATTCACCGGCAGGCGAATCTTCCTTGATCGAACCGGCGGGCGAAATGTGGTCGGTGGTGGTCGAATCGCCAAGGATGGCGAGCGGCTTCGCATCGGTGATGTCGGTCAGCGGGGCCGGTTCCATGCCCATGCCTTCGAAATAGGGCGGGCTGGCGACATAGGTGCTGGTCGGGTTCCAGGTGTAGGTGTCCGAAGCGTCGACCTTGATCGCCTGCCAGTGTTCGTCGCCCTTGTAGACGTCGGCATAGCGGGTGAGGAACATCTCGCGGTCGATATTGGCGGCGCGGTGTTCGCGCACTTCCTCGTTGGTCGGCCAGACATCGGCCAGCATCACGTCGTTCCCGTCCTGGTCCTGGCCCAGCGGGGTTTCGGTGATGTCGGTCGTGACCGTGCCGAGGATCGAATAGGCGACCACCAGCGGGGGCGAGGCAAGGAAGTTGGCGCGCACGTCGGGCGACACGCGGCCTTCGAAGTTGCGGTTGCCCGAAAGGACCGATGCGGCGACGATATCGTTGCCGTTGATCGCCTTGGAAATCGGCGGCGCGAGCGGGCCCGAGTTACCGATGCAGGTGGTGCAGCCATAGCCGACGAGGTCGAAGCCCATGGCGTCGAGATCGTCCTGCAGTCCGGACTTCACGAGATAGTCGGTGACCACCTGCGATCCCGGTGCGAGGCTGGTCTTGACCCACGGCTTGGGCTGGAGGCCCTTCTCGCGCGCCTTCTTGGCGACGAGACCGGCGGCGATCAGGACATCGGGGTTGGAGGTGTTGGTGCAGCTGGTGATGGCCGCGATGACCACGTCGCCGTCACCGATGTCATGGTCCTTGCCATCGACATCGACGCGCAGCGGCGCATCCTTCTTGTAGATCGACTTGAGATCGGAGTTGAACAGCTCGTCCACGTCGGGAAGCGCGACGCGGTCCTGCGGGCGCTTGGGGCCGGCGAGGCTGGGCACGACCTTGGAGATGTCGAGTTCGAGCGTCTTGGTGAAGACCGGCTCGTTCTCCGGCGTGAACCACATGCCCTGTTCTTTCGAATAGGCTTCGACCAGCGCGATGGTTTCTTCGTCGCGGCCGGTCAGGCGCATGTATTCGAGCGTCTTGTCGTCGATGCCGAAGAAGCCGCAGGTCGCGCCATATTCGGGGGCCATGTTGGCGATGGTCGCGCGGTCGGCGAGGGTGAGGTTGGCAACGCCTTCGCCGTAGAATTCGACGAAACGGCCGACCACGCCGACTTCGCGCAGCATCTGCACGCAGGTCAGCACGAGGTCGGTGGCGGTCACGCCTTCGGCCATCGCGCCGGTCAGCTTGAAGCCGACGACTTCGGGGATCAGCATCGAGATCGGCTGGCCGAGCATGGCAGCTTCGGCTTCGATGCCGCCGACGCCCCAGCCCAGCACGCCGAGGCCGTTGATCATGGTGGTGTGGCTGTCGGTGCCGACGCAGGTGTCGGGATAGGCGACAAGCTGTCCGTCAGTGCCTTCGCTGTTCCACACGCCCTTGCCGAGATATTCCAGGTTCACCTGGTGGCAGATGCCGGTGCCCGGAGGCACGGCGGTGAAGTTCTTGAAGCTCTTCGAACCCCATTTGAGGAAGTCGTAGCGTTCTGCATTGCGGGCGTATTCGAGTTCGACGTTCTGTTCGAACGCCTTGGGGTGGCCGAATTCATCGACCATGACCGAGTGGTCGATCACGAGGTTTACGGGGACCTGCGGGTTGATCTTGGCGGTATCGCCGCCGAGCTTCGCAATCGCATCACGCATCGCGGCAAGGTCGACCACGCAGGGAACGCCGGTGAAGTCCTGCAGCAGCACGCGCGCCGGGCGGTACTGGATTTCCTTGCCGGTCGCGGGATTCTTCTGCCAGTCGGCAATCGCCTGCACATCGTCGGTCGAGACGGTGAAACCGCCGTCTTCGAAGCGCAGCATGTTCTCCAGCAGGACCTTCAGGCTGAACGGGAGCTTCGACACGTCGCCGATTTTTTCGGCCGCCTTCTTGAATGAGTAATAGGCGTAATCCTTGCCGTTCACGGTAAGGGTGGAGCGTGTTCCGAGCGTGTCCTGGCCGACCTGGGTCATGCGGGGCTTAGTCCTTTCTGAATGGAGCCGTCACCTGACCAATGGGCAGGGCGGCAAAATGTGCCGCGCCTGTGCGCTGTGACGGGGAAAAAATCAAGGGTGGGCGCTCTTCGGGAACGCTTCATCGGGAACCAAGAAAGCTCTTCAGGGGTTATTAAGGCAAAATCTGGGCAACCATAGCGCATGGCCACAAACCGCCGGAAGCGCGCGGCCCGATGAGGAGTTTATTATGTCTAACCCGCGGAAAGCGACGCAGGCGTCGCGCCGAACCCTTCATGTCGCCGTTACAGCTGCCGTTCTCGGTGTAGCAGCCATGTTCACCGCCGCATTCACCTTTGCCGGCGATGAAGCGCAGGCAAGCGAACCGACGCAGGTCGCGGTTGCCGCGCAGCGCTAGACAGCGCTTTGCTCGGGTCGCCGGCGAGTGGCGATCCAGCACCCGATGACGATAAGGACGGCCCCTGCAACGGTGGTCGGTCCCACCCTCTCCCCGAAATAGAGCCAGCCGAAAAGCGAGGCCCACAGGAAGCCGGTATATTCGATCGGCACAAGCCTTTGCGCCTCGGCGCGGGCATAGGCCCATGCGAGGAACAGCGCCGCGCCGACAGCGAGCGCCGCGCCTGCGCCGATTTCGAGCCATGCGCGTCCTTCGGGCCAGACCAGCAGGAACGGTGCTCCGGCGAGCAAAGCAAGGCTGACGATGCCGTTCTGGAACGTACTGACCTCGGCAGGGCCGGCCACCAGTGCCTGCTGGCGCTGGAGAACGAGATTCCACGCATAGAGCAGGGCAGACACGCCGATGAGGACCAGGCCGGTAACGGCATCCTGGGTCATCCGTTCTTGCCCGATCCTGCCACCGACGATGACCACCACACCCGCGAGGCCCAGTATGGCCGCGATGATCGCTCGCCGCTCGATCTTCTCGCCCAGCAGCCATGCCGCGAGAAACAGCGCGACCAGCGGGGCCACGAAGCTGATCGCGATG is a window encoding:
- a CDS encoding ferric reductase-like transmembrane domain-containing protein — encoded protein: MKTLANSRPLLWLVLALPGIWMSWRWIMTPDLYGYGHAIADSGDWAAWLLLATLAVTPIRLASRKQKWAVWLMRRRRDIGVASFGYAAFHTAIYLWKKASLSAVLAEMGDAYLLAGWLAFALFVPLAATSNDIATRALKRSWKTLHRLVYPAAVLVFLHWVLSAFDPTTAWIHVGILVAIEGARVVLQYRQRVT
- the aroC gene encoding chorismate synthase; protein product: MSWNTFGRVLRFTTWGESHGPAIGAVVDGCPPGIELSEADIQPFLDARKPGQNKFTTQRQEPDEVRILSGVFEGKTTGTSLSLLIENKDQRSKDYSEIANTYRPGHADYAYDAKYGFRDYRGGGRSSARETAMRVAAGAVARLAIPEVEILAYVAEIGGDRIDTAKFDRDEIARNPFWCPDAEAAKRWEALVDDARKAGSSLGAVVECVATGVPAGWGAPVYAKLDSDLAAGMMSINAVKGVEIGDGFDAARLTGEQNADAMSPGEEGVEFAANHAGGIAGGISTGQPVVCRVAFKPTSSILTPVASVDREGKATEVRTKGRHDPCVGIRGTPVVEAMMALVLADHKLLHRAQCG
- the ruvA gene encoding Holliday junction branch migration protein RuvA, whose protein sequence is MIAKLKGLLDETGSDWAVIDVSGVGYLVHCSTKTLAALGEKGEACTIYTDLQVSENDMRLLGFAEAAERDWFRLLTQVQGVGSKVGLAILSALSTGEVQQACANGDAATVARAQGVGPKLAGRIVNELKDKAGALPGGGSAGGMAPVTPAGGASADAVSALENLGFKPAVAARAVAAAQGELGEGASEGDLIRVALKRAAG
- a CDS encoding DsrE family protein; the protein is MKVTALKLGLMSAAAALLATAVSAQDMSAFRTGPVFEDFGPHAPVEGVETFATDTEFAHSFDVAEPAKDGGRNRGFESAARFINMHVAHGVAEENIRVAVVVHGKAVHDLLSAEGWAAHDLEGENGSAAMVRAMLDHGVRFIVCGQSAAAYGVTKDELTEGVEMDLSAMTAHAKLQQRGYTVNPF
- the ruvB gene encoding Holliday junction branch migration DNA helicase RuvB gives rise to the protein MTESVPLHSPDRQPEDPDAALRPKSLAEFVGQKAARENLRVFIEAAKNRGEAMDHVLFFGPPGLGKTTLAQIVSKELGVGFRATSGPVIAKAGDLAALLTNLEPNDVLFIDEIHRLNPVVEEVLYPAMEDRALDIIIGEGPSARSVRIDLPPFTLVGATTRQGLLTTPLRDRFGIPVRLNFYTEDELLKVVSRGAGLLGMGIDEGGAREIARRSRGTPRVAGRLMRRVRDFASVLGEATVTTRVADEALTRLEVDSLGLDAMDRRYLTMIATTYKGGPVGVETLAAGLSEPRDTVEEVIEPYLIQLGLIARTARGRMLNDGGWTHLGIAPPSKPQSDMFDK
- a CDS encoding rhodanese-like domain-containing protein, which produces MIRKSILAALAPLALAGCAGAGGYARPDSADIASARVATVNAQQLATLVEAGEVVLIDVRTPYEFADSRIAGALNAPLTHFDPASIPVDTTREVILYCGSSRRSGIAAERLAEYRGTVVRHLEGGIRADAGYPTVSNDPSDDPRR
- the acnA gene encoding aconitate hydratase AcnA, whose translation is MTQVGQDTLGTRSTLTVNGKDYAYYSFKKAAEKIGDVSKLPFSLKVLLENMLRFEDGGFTVSTDDVQAIADWQKNPATGKEIQYRPARVLLQDFTGVPCVVDLAAMRDAIAKLGGDTAKINPQVPVNLVIDHSVMVDEFGHPKAFEQNVELEYARNAERYDFLKWGSKSFKNFTAVPPGTGICHQVNLEYLGKGVWNSEGTDGQLVAYPDTCVGTDSHTTMINGLGVLGWGVGGIEAEAAMLGQPISMLIPEVVGFKLTGAMAEGVTATDLVLTCVQMLREVGVVGRFVEFYGEGVANLTLADRATIANMAPEYGATCGFFGIDDKTLEYMRLTGRDEETIALVEAYSKEQGMWFTPENEPVFTKTLELDISKVVPSLAGPKRPQDRVALPDVDELFNSDLKSIYKKDAPLRVDVDGKDHDIGDGDVVIAAITSCTNTSNPDVLIAAGLVAKKAREKGLQPKPWVKTSLAPGSQVVTDYLVKSGLQDDLDAMGFDLVGYGCTTCIGNSGPLAPPISKAINGNDIVAASVLSGNRNFEGRVSPDVRANFLASPPLVVAYSILGTVTTDITETPLGQDQDGNDVMLADVWPTNEEVREHRAANIDREMFLTRYADVYKGDEHWQAIKVDASDTYTWNPTSTYVASPPYFEGMGMEPAPLTDITDAKPLAILGDSTTTDHISPAGSIKEDSPAGEYLKSHQVSKQDFNSYGSRRGNHEVMMRGTFANIRIKNEMVPGVEGGITTYKGEQMPIYDAAMKHKADGTPLVVIAGKEYGTGSSRDWAAKGTILLGVRAVIVESYERIHRSNLIGMGVLPLQFKDGDTRQSLGLGSDDTFSIKGLADLTPGQDVEVEVTHEDGSKATFTALCRIDTANEMEYYRNGGILHYVLRKLAAS
- a CDS encoding DMT family transporter — protein: MSNSAEHLRPILATMAGIALFSAMDAVMKSASIAVGAYSAYLLRCLLGFAMIAPFWLWRNRRVPERHVMRVHVIRGVVVAFMGWTFFASLVRLPLAEAIAISFVAPLVALFLAAWLLGEKIERRAIIAAILGLAGVVVIVGGRIGQERMTQDAVTGLVLIGVSALLYAWNLVLQRQQALVAGPAEVSTFQNGIVSLALLAGAPFLLVWPEGRAWLEIGAGAALAVGAALFLAWAYARAEAQRLVPIEYTGFLWASLFGWLYFGERVGPTTVAGAVLIVIGCWIATRRRPEQSAV